A genomic window from Herpetosiphonaceae bacterium includes:
- a CDS encoding sigma-70 family RNA polymerase sigma factor — protein sequence MAQVQQRPEEATSDQQLITRVAQQDRRAFEILYDRYAPAVFGLALKTLGDRQIAEEAVQEVFWRVWQRAASFDPNRMFAPWLFGIAHNYCIDELRRRRARPQPVYEDDEHPVLSSIADTTDVSEAALQSEQRRIVADALQQLPNEQRQALELAYYGGLTQQEIATRLGNPLGTIKTRMRLGLQKLRGILQDQGLVE from the coding sequence TTGGCCCAGGTACAACAACGGCCCGAAGAAGCAACCAGCGATCAGCAGCTCATCACGCGCGTCGCGCAGCAAGATCGCCGTGCCTTTGAGATCCTGTACGATCGCTATGCTCCGGCGGTATTCGGCTTGGCCCTTAAAACGCTTGGCGATCGGCAGATTGCCGAGGAGGCGGTCCAGGAGGTTTTCTGGCGTGTATGGCAGCGCGCTGCAAGCTTCGATCCCAACCGCATGTTCGCGCCCTGGCTCTTTGGTATCGCCCATAACTATTGTATCGACGAGCTGCGCCGCCGCCGTGCTCGTCCGCAGCCGGTGTATGAGGACGACGAGCACCCGGTGTTGAGCAGCATCGCCGATACAACCGACGTGAGCGAGGCCGCGCTTCAGAGCGAACAGCGGCGCATCGTCGCCGACGCATTGCAGCAGCTTCCCAATGAGCAGCGCCAGGCGCTTGAGCTGGCGTACTATGGCGGCCTGACGCAGCAAGAAATTGCGACTCGCCTTGGTAATCCGTTGGGCACGATCAAGACACGGATGCGGCTCGGACTACAAAAGCTACGCGGCATCCTTCAAGATCAAGGTCTTGTCGAGTAA